A portion of the Rissa tridactyla isolate bRisTri1 chromosome 19, bRisTri1.patW.cur.20221130, whole genome shotgun sequence genome contains these proteins:
- the NMT1 gene encoding glycylpeptide N-tetradecanoyltransferase 1 isoform X2, whose protein sequence is MPIIVASQGVASWTFGFPSIFLRAGDSSAGGLSPANDSGAKKKKKKPKRKKEKGGDQPDQAQDQSAKMNSLPAERIQEIQKAIELFSVGQGPAKTMEEASKRSYQFWDTQPVPKLGEVVNTHGPVEPDKDNIRQEPYTLPQGFTWDALDLGDRGVLKELYTLLNENYVEDDDNMFRFDYSPEFLLWALRPPGWLPQWHCGVRVVSSKKLVGFISAIPATIHIYDIEKKMVEINFLCVHKKLRSKRVAPVLIREITRRVHLEGIFQAVYTAGVVLPKPVGTCRYWHRSLNPRKLIEVKFSHLSRNMTMQRTMKLYRLPETPKTAGLRPMEHRDISAVHKLLTEYLKQFHLTPVMSREEVEHWFLPQENIIDTFVVESAPGEVTDFLSFYTLPSTIMNHPTHKSLKAAYSFYNVHTKTPLIDLMSDALILAKSKGFDVFNALDLMENKTFLEKLKFGIGDGNLQYYLYNWKCPSMAPEKVGLVLQ, encoded by the exons atgcctATAATTGTTGCTTCCCAAGGTGTAGCGAGTTGGACCTTCGGGTTTCCCAGCATTTTCCTGCGCGCTGGCGACTCCTCTGCCGG CGGCTTGAGTCCAGCAAATGACAGCGgagccaaaaagaagaaaaagaaaccgaaacggaagaaagagaaaggaggagatcaGCCCGACCAGGCTCAGGACCAGTCGGCGAAG ATGAACTCTTTACCCGCTGAGAGGATCCAGGAAATTCAAAAAGCCATCGAGCTCTTCTCTGTAGGTCAGGGCCCTGCCAAAACCATGGAGGAAGCCAGCAAGAGGAGCTACCAGTTCTGGGACACGCAGCCAGTGCCCAAGCTAG GAGAAGTGGTGAACACGCACGGTCCCGTTGAGCCAGACAAAGACAATATCCGTCAGGAGCCATACACCTTGCCTCAGGGCTTCACCTGGGACGCCCTGGACcttggggacagaggggtg CTGAAAGAGCTGTACACACTTCTGAATGAGAACTATGTGGAGGACGACGACAACATGTTCCGGTTCGATTACTCTCCCGAGTTCCTGCTGTG GGCGCTGCGTCCTCCGGGCTGGTTGCCCCAGTGGCACTGTGGAGTCAGGGTTGTCTCCAGCAAGAAGCTGGTTGGATTTATCAGCGCGATTCCAGCCACTATCCACATCTATGACAT AGAGAAGAAGATGGTAGAGATAAACTTCCTGTGCGTCCACAAAAAGTTGCGATCCAAACGGGTGGCTCCGGTTCTGATCCGGGAGATCACGCGGCGGGTTCATCTGGAGGGGATCTTTCAGGCTGTTTACACCGCGGGAGTGGTGCTGCCAAAACCTGTGGGGACTTGCAG GTACTGGCACCGGTCCCTGAATCCTCGGAAGCTCATCGAGGTCAAATTTTCCCACCTGAGCAGGAACATGACTATGCAACGTACCATGAAGCTTTACCGGTTGCCCGAG ACTCCCAAGACTGCTGGCTTGCGGCCAATGGAGCACAGAGATATCTCCGCGGTGCACAAGCTCTTGACTGAGTACCTGAAGCAGTTCCACCTGACGCCCGTCATGAGCCGAGAGGAGGTGGAGCACTGGTTCTTACCTCAGGAGAACATCATTGACACCTTTGTGGTAGAG AGCGCCCCGGGGGAGGTGACAGACTTCCTGAGCTTCTACACGCTGCCCTCCACCATCATGAACCACCCGACTCACAAGAGCCTGAAAGCTGCTTATTCCTTCTACAACGTTCACACCAAGACGCCTCTCATCGACCTCATGAGCGATGCTCTCATACTCGCCAAGTCG AAAGGATTCGACGTCTTCAATGCACTGGATCTCATGGAAAACAAAACCTTCCTGGAGAAGCTGAAGTTTGGGATTGGGGACGGCAACCTGCAGTATTACCTGTACAATTGGAAGTGTCCCAGCATGGCACCAGAGAAG GTGGGACTGGTGTTGCAGTAA
- the NMT1 gene encoding glycylpeptide N-tetradecanoyltransferase 1 isoform X1 translates to MAEDGETAVRRQPARPPRPPAEENDHEHCSDCENEAERGSHRGGLSPANDSGAKKKKKKPKRKKEKGGDQPDQAQDQSAKMNSLPAERIQEIQKAIELFSVGQGPAKTMEEASKRSYQFWDTQPVPKLGEVVNTHGPVEPDKDNIRQEPYTLPQGFTWDALDLGDRGVLKELYTLLNENYVEDDDNMFRFDYSPEFLLWALRPPGWLPQWHCGVRVVSSKKLVGFISAIPATIHIYDIEKKMVEINFLCVHKKLRSKRVAPVLIREITRRVHLEGIFQAVYTAGVVLPKPVGTCRYWHRSLNPRKLIEVKFSHLSRNMTMQRTMKLYRLPETPKTAGLRPMEHRDISAVHKLLTEYLKQFHLTPVMSREEVEHWFLPQENIIDTFVVESAPGEVTDFLSFYTLPSTIMNHPTHKSLKAAYSFYNVHTKTPLIDLMSDALILAKSKGFDVFNALDLMENKTFLEKLKFGIGDGNLQYYLYNWKCPSMAPEKVGLVLQ, encoded by the exons CGGCTTGAGTCCAGCAAATGACAGCGgagccaaaaagaagaaaaagaaaccgaaacggaagaaagagaaaggaggagatcaGCCCGACCAGGCTCAGGACCAGTCGGCGAAG ATGAACTCTTTACCCGCTGAGAGGATCCAGGAAATTCAAAAAGCCATCGAGCTCTTCTCTGTAGGTCAGGGCCCTGCCAAAACCATGGAGGAAGCCAGCAAGAGGAGCTACCAGTTCTGGGACACGCAGCCAGTGCCCAAGCTAG GAGAAGTGGTGAACACGCACGGTCCCGTTGAGCCAGACAAAGACAATATCCGTCAGGAGCCATACACCTTGCCTCAGGGCTTCACCTGGGACGCCCTGGACcttggggacagaggggtg CTGAAAGAGCTGTACACACTTCTGAATGAGAACTATGTGGAGGACGACGACAACATGTTCCGGTTCGATTACTCTCCCGAGTTCCTGCTGTG GGCGCTGCGTCCTCCGGGCTGGTTGCCCCAGTGGCACTGTGGAGTCAGGGTTGTCTCCAGCAAGAAGCTGGTTGGATTTATCAGCGCGATTCCAGCCACTATCCACATCTATGACAT AGAGAAGAAGATGGTAGAGATAAACTTCCTGTGCGTCCACAAAAAGTTGCGATCCAAACGGGTGGCTCCGGTTCTGATCCGGGAGATCACGCGGCGGGTTCATCTGGAGGGGATCTTTCAGGCTGTTTACACCGCGGGAGTGGTGCTGCCAAAACCTGTGGGGACTTGCAG GTACTGGCACCGGTCCCTGAATCCTCGGAAGCTCATCGAGGTCAAATTTTCCCACCTGAGCAGGAACATGACTATGCAACGTACCATGAAGCTTTACCGGTTGCCCGAG ACTCCCAAGACTGCTGGCTTGCGGCCAATGGAGCACAGAGATATCTCCGCGGTGCACAAGCTCTTGACTGAGTACCTGAAGCAGTTCCACCTGACGCCCGTCATGAGCCGAGAGGAGGTGGAGCACTGGTTCTTACCTCAGGAGAACATCATTGACACCTTTGTGGTAGAG AGCGCCCCGGGGGAGGTGACAGACTTCCTGAGCTTCTACACGCTGCCCTCCACCATCATGAACCACCCGACTCACAAGAGCCTGAAAGCTGCTTATTCCTTCTACAACGTTCACACCAAGACGCCTCTCATCGACCTCATGAGCGATGCTCTCATACTCGCCAAGTCG AAAGGATTCGACGTCTTCAATGCACTGGATCTCATGGAAAACAAAACCTTCCTGGAGAAGCTGAAGTTTGGGATTGGGGACGGCAACCTGCAGTATTACCTGTACAATTGGAAGTGTCCCAGCATGGCACCAGAGAAG GTGGGACTGGTGTTGCAGTAA
- the NMT1 gene encoding glycylpeptide N-tetradecanoyltransferase 1 isoform X3 — translation MNSLPAERIQEIQKAIELFSVGQGPAKTMEEASKRSYQFWDTQPVPKLGEVVNTHGPVEPDKDNIRQEPYTLPQGFTWDALDLGDRGVLKELYTLLNENYVEDDDNMFRFDYSPEFLLWALRPPGWLPQWHCGVRVVSSKKLVGFISAIPATIHIYDIEKKMVEINFLCVHKKLRSKRVAPVLIREITRRVHLEGIFQAVYTAGVVLPKPVGTCRYWHRSLNPRKLIEVKFSHLSRNMTMQRTMKLYRLPETPKTAGLRPMEHRDISAVHKLLTEYLKQFHLTPVMSREEVEHWFLPQENIIDTFVVESAPGEVTDFLSFYTLPSTIMNHPTHKSLKAAYSFYNVHTKTPLIDLMSDALILAKSKGFDVFNALDLMENKTFLEKLKFGIGDGNLQYYLYNWKCPSMAPEKVGLVLQ, via the exons ATGAACTCTTTACCCGCTGAGAGGATCCAGGAAATTCAAAAAGCCATCGAGCTCTTCTCTGTAGGTCAGGGCCCTGCCAAAACCATGGAGGAAGCCAGCAAGAGGAGCTACCAGTTCTGGGACACGCAGCCAGTGCCCAAGCTAG GAGAAGTGGTGAACACGCACGGTCCCGTTGAGCCAGACAAAGACAATATCCGTCAGGAGCCATACACCTTGCCTCAGGGCTTCACCTGGGACGCCCTGGACcttggggacagaggggtg CTGAAAGAGCTGTACACACTTCTGAATGAGAACTATGTGGAGGACGACGACAACATGTTCCGGTTCGATTACTCTCCCGAGTTCCTGCTGTG GGCGCTGCGTCCTCCGGGCTGGTTGCCCCAGTGGCACTGTGGAGTCAGGGTTGTCTCCAGCAAGAAGCTGGTTGGATTTATCAGCGCGATTCCAGCCACTATCCACATCTATGACAT AGAGAAGAAGATGGTAGAGATAAACTTCCTGTGCGTCCACAAAAAGTTGCGATCCAAACGGGTGGCTCCGGTTCTGATCCGGGAGATCACGCGGCGGGTTCATCTGGAGGGGATCTTTCAGGCTGTTTACACCGCGGGAGTGGTGCTGCCAAAACCTGTGGGGACTTGCAG GTACTGGCACCGGTCCCTGAATCCTCGGAAGCTCATCGAGGTCAAATTTTCCCACCTGAGCAGGAACATGACTATGCAACGTACCATGAAGCTTTACCGGTTGCCCGAG ACTCCCAAGACTGCTGGCTTGCGGCCAATGGAGCACAGAGATATCTCCGCGGTGCACAAGCTCTTGACTGAGTACCTGAAGCAGTTCCACCTGACGCCCGTCATGAGCCGAGAGGAGGTGGAGCACTGGTTCTTACCTCAGGAGAACATCATTGACACCTTTGTGGTAGAG AGCGCCCCGGGGGAGGTGACAGACTTCCTGAGCTTCTACACGCTGCCCTCCACCATCATGAACCACCCGACTCACAAGAGCCTGAAAGCTGCTTATTCCTTCTACAACGTTCACACCAAGACGCCTCTCATCGACCTCATGAGCGATGCTCTCATACTCGCCAAGTCG AAAGGATTCGACGTCTTCAATGCACTGGATCTCATGGAAAACAAAACCTTCCTGGAGAAGCTGAAGTTTGGGATTGGGGACGGCAACCTGCAGTATTACCTGTACAATTGGAAGTGTCCCAGCATGGCACCAGAGAAG GTGGGACTGGTGTTGCAGTAA